The following proteins are encoded in a genomic region of Amyelois transitella isolate CPQ chromosome 14, ilAmyTran1.1, whole genome shotgun sequence:
- the LOC106129153 gene encoding venom carboxylesterase-6 isoform X2: protein MWKFTLICAVLGAVLAQSGEDSLVVNIKQGPVRGYRHPNTTVFTFYGIPYATAPKGRQRFMPPLPPPQWTDTFEAVNKFIFCIQPGLLSVAQEDCLVANVYVPETEERNLPVMVIVHGGAFQHLFGAIQEPNSMIEYSNMVVVSFNYRLGAHGFLCLGTEEVPGNAGMKDQVALLKWVQENIGYFGGNPNDVTIHGCSAGGMSVDFLSLSPIADGLFHKIIASSGANTGPLGVQMDPLENAKIYAKALGFDRVDDIDALEEFYKTASYETLVSQLDVIVKRSDSSVLFAACVEADHGSERFLEDAPFNYLRKRNLTRYPMLYGYADLEGLIQMENFDEYKTMMNDNFLDFLPADLQFDTDAQRKEIAEKIKNFYFGNDDVSASNIMGFIDFYTDVIFAYPMLRTVRMHSNFGNNPVYLYEYNFADNNTAFVLNTTERGANHCDQTKALFDENDSDNNFTEEYLQNKKFVTELFSNFVKLGVPVPPGSSLPAWLPANAQRSPHMSIGTTLQIQGPLNQRRAQFWDAIYDQHYKLPVPPKPSDAPQLMISVSLVMMTWLINLMS from the exons ATGTGGAAGTTCACACTGATATGTGCGGTTTTAGGCGCTGTGCTAGCACAGAGTGGTGAAGATTCGCTCGTGGTAAATATAAAGCAGGGCCCAGTGCGTGGTTATAGGCATCCTAACACCACCGTCTTTACGTTTTATGGCATACCTTATGCTACGGCTCCTAAAGGAAGGCAGAGGTTTAtg CCGCCCCTGCCGCCTCCGCAATGGACGGACACATTTGAAGCAgtgaataaattcattttctgCATACAACCAGGTCTGCTCTCCGTCGCTCAAGAAGACTGCTTAGTAGCCAACGTATACGTTCCAGAAACAGAAGAAAGGAATCTTCCTGTAATGGTAATAGTCCATGGAGGGGCTTTCCAACACTTATTTGGCGCCATTCAAGAACCAAATAGCATGATTGAATATTCTAATATGGTAGTCGTGTCGTTTAATTACCGGCTTGGAGCACACGGATTTCTCTGTCTTGGCACAGAAGAGGTACCAGGCAATGCTGGTATGAAAGATCAAGTTGCATTACTTAAATGGGTGCAAGAAAATATAGGATACTTTGGAGGTAATCCTAATGACGTCACTATTCATGGATGCAGCGCCGGCGGAATGTCTGTTGATTTCCTATCACTATCACCAATAGCAGATGGTCTATTCCACAAAATCATAGCAAGCAGTGGTGCCAATACTGGACCTCTTGGAGTTCAAATGGATCCTTTGGAAAATGCGAAGATCTACGCTAAAGCCCTAGGATTTGATCGTGTGGATGATATAGATGCTTTAGAAGAGTTCTACAAAACGGCTTCTTACGAAACATTAGTTTCACAACTTGATGTAATAGTTAAAAGATCTGATTCATCGGTCTTATTCGCGGCCTGTGTAGAGGCTGATCACGGCTCTGAGAGGTTTCTAGAAGATGCTCCTTTCAACTATTTAAGAAAGCGAAATCTTACCAGATATCCAATGTTGTATGGATATGCGGATTTGGAAGGATTAATTCAAATGGAAAACTTTGACGAATATAAAACTATGATGAATGATAATTTTCTAGATTTTTTGCCGGCTGACTTACAATTTGATACCGATGCGCAACGAAAAGAGATTGctgagaaaattaaaaatttctattttGGAAACGATGATGTAAGCGCGAGTAATATTATGGGTTTTATAGATTTCTACACGGAtgttatttttgcatatccCATGCTGCGAACTGTAAGAATGCATTCTAATTTTGGTAACAATCCGgtatatttgtatgaatataattTCGCGGACAATAACACTGCTTTTGTTCTTAATACGACGGAGCGAGGTGCTAACCACTGTGATCAAACTAAAGCACTTTTCGACGAGAATGATAGTGATAACAATTTTACAGAAGAATATTTGCAAAATAAGAAATTCGTCACAGAACTGTTTAGCAACTTCGTGAAATTAGG GGTACCAGTACCTCCAGGGTCATCACTGCCAGCGTGGCTGCCAGCCAACGCCCAGAGAAGTCCCCACATGTCCATCGGGACCACTTTACAGATCCAGGGGCCACTAAACCAAAGACGAGCACAGTTCTGGGACGCCATATATGACCAACACTACAAATTACCTGTTCCACCAAAACCTAGCGATGCTCCACAGCTGATGATAAGCGTGTCCTTAGTGATGATGACTTGGTTGATAAATTTGATGAGTTAA
- the LOC106129155 gene encoding lipase 3-like, with the protein MKTSCVKMLILNFLFIIFGIQRICHACTPLDNKYDNIEDDVDKYKMLVEPLQSVLPVYDEETVPNLEKLYQQFQLGKKNEDVHLNMTQLITKYGYPVETHHVTTPDKYCLTMFRIPKPNAPVVFLMHGVLCSSDDWIVNGPRLGLGYVLSDLGYDVWFGNARGNKHSRRNLDVPPACGEFWHFSFDEIGRYDIPAMIDYTLETTGRNKLAYIGHSQGTTAFYVMASVKPEYNDKISIMITLSAVVFMSHVRSPLFQLIAPFLGDFSVIAKSIGAYEVEPRDAVVDAVTSTFCGSPETAEMCCNFGVFSLAGFNYAQANCSVLPVIFSHYPSGSSVRQCIHYSQEVVSGKFRNYDHGEENNLVIYGTSEPPDYPLHNVTCPVALFYSNNDWLTSATDIETFLQHVPNVVEFYHVPCASFNHFDYLYAKDADIYVNREVKRILKKYVCE; encoded by the coding sequence ATGAAGACCAGCTGTgtcaaaatgttaattttgaattttttatttataattttcggTATTCAAAGAATTTGCCACGCGTGCACACCTCTGGATAACAAATATGATAATATCGAGGATGACGTggataaatacaaaatgttagtAGAACCTCTTCAGTCTGTTCTACCGGTTTATGACGAGGAGACTGTGCCAAATCTGGAGAAACTCTATCAGCAGTTCCAACTCGGAAAGAAAAATGAAGACGTTCATCTGAACATGACACAACTGATCACAAAATATGGCTATCCAGTCGAGACACATCACGTTACAACCCCTGATAAATACTGCCTTACGATGTTTCGGATTCCGAAGCCGAATGCGCCAGTCGTCTTCCTGATGCATGGAGTACTCTGCAGTTCAGATGATTGGATAGTTAATGGCCCTAGACTAGGACTGGGCTACGTTTTATCAGACCTTGGATACGACGTGTGGTTTGGGAACGCCAGAGGAAACAAGCACTCCAGGCGTAACTTGGATGTTCCGCCCGCATGTGGTGAGTTCTGGCACTTTAGTTTTGATGAAATCGGTCGATATGATATCCCTGCTATGATTGACTACACACTTGAAACCACTGGAAGGAATAAACTGGCCTACATAGGTCACTCCCAAGGAACGACAGCATTTTACGTGATGGCATCAGTTAAACCAGAGTATAACGATAAGATATCGATTATGATAACTCTGTCAGCGGTGGTGTTCATGTCTCATGTGAGGAGTCCTCTGTTTCAACTTATAGCTCCATTTCTTGGTGATTTCTCAGTTATAGCTAAAAGCATTGGAGCATATGAAGTAGAACCGCGTGACGCTGTGGTAGACGCTGTCACGTCAACGTTCTGTGGTTCACCAGAAACAGCTGAGATGTGTTGTAATTTTGGTGTGTTTAGCTTAGCGGGGTTTAATTATGCACAAGCGAATTGCTCGGTGTTACCTGTTATATTTAGTCACTACCCATCAGGGTCATCGGTCAGACAGTGCATTCATTACTCTCAAGAGGTTGTGTCAGGTAAATTTAGGAATTACGACCACGGTGAAGAGAATAACTTGGTGATATATGGAACGAGCGAGCCTCCAGACTATCCCTTGCACAATGTGACCTGTCCCGTTGCACTTTTTTACAGCAACAACGATTGGTTGACGAGTGCCACCGACATTGAAACATTTCTGCAGCATGTCCCCAATGTTGTAGAGTTTTACCACGTGCCGTGTGCATCTTTCAATCACTTTGACTATTTGTACGCTAAAGACGCTGATATATACGTCAACCGAGAAGTCAAGcgtatattgaaaaaatatgtgtgcgaataa